In a single window of the Thiohalophilus sp. genome:
- a CDS encoding DMT family protein, whose amino-acid sequence MSLNLPPIGITVSLLLASNVFMTFAWYAHLRDLTHKPWIVAALISWGIALFEYLLQVPANRTGYTVMNLGQLKVLQEVITLSVFVPFAYFYMKEPLRLDFLWAGLCLLGAVYFIFRPHLHSILQS is encoded by the coding sequence AATTTACCGCCCATCGGCATCACCGTCAGCCTGCTGCTGGCCAGCAACGTATTTATGACCTTTGCCTGGTATGCTCATCTGCGCGATCTGACCCACAAGCCCTGGATCGTCGCGGCGCTGATCAGCTGGGGCATCGCCCTGTTCGAATACCTGTTGCAGGTTCCGGCCAACCGCACGGGCTACACGGTGATGAACCTGGGCCAGCTGAAGGTTCTTCAGGAAGTGATCACCCTGTCGGTATTCGTTCCTTTTGCCTACTTTTATATGAAAGAGCCGCTGCGGCTGGATTTTCTGTGGGCCGGTCTCTGCTTGCTGGGAGCGGTCTATTTTATCTTCCGTCCCCATTTGCATAGTATTTTACAAAGCTGA
- a CDS encoding RNA polymerase sigma factor, protein MAIIPLLAGQRARQFEQQLRPHLPALYRYAFRLCGNRDDAEDLVQELLTRLFEKQTPLDHLDNPQTWLLTVLYRQYIDTWRKSQRTPTDLNDAHSDEILDNLHQSRDTPEHALEQTRLQHDLQQAIDSLNEEQRLVVLLHDVEGFTLPQLQAVLDIPGGTLKSRLHRARARLREIFSSEREPSTPVERVNG, encoded by the coding sequence ATGGCCATAATCCCCCTGCTAGCCGGGCAGCGCGCCCGCCAGTTTGAGCAACAGCTGCGCCCGCACCTGCCGGCGCTGTACCGCTATGCGTTTCGACTGTGCGGCAACCGCGACGATGCCGAGGATCTGGTCCAGGAACTGCTGACCCGCCTGTTCGAGAAACAGACCCCCCTCGATCATCTGGATAACCCGCAGACCTGGCTGCTGACCGTCCTCTACCGCCAGTACATCGATACGTGGCGCAAATCGCAGCGCACCCCCACCGATCTGAACGACGCACACAGTGACGAGATTCTGGACAACCTGCACCAGAGTCGGGATACCCCCGAACACGCCCTGGAACAGACCCGCCTGCAACACGACTTGCAACAGGCCATCGATTCACTGAACGAGGAGCAGCGCCTGGTCGTGCTGCTGCACGATGTGGAGGGGTTCACCCTGCCACAGTTGCAGGCGGTGCTGGATATTCCCGGCGGCACGCTCAAGTCGCGCCTGCACCGCGCTCGCGCCCGCCTGCGTGAGATTTTTTCGTCCGAGCGGGAACCTTCCACGCCCGTCGAGCGTGTTAACGGGTAA
- a CDS encoding anti-sigma factor family protein, producing MTMTHCTTFQQQLDDWLDGQLPPTVQDALQDHLQQCERCGQQYARARELQQALHDLPVVPPSPDFARRVMQHATRPRRTATSGWLKGSIAAGALVTALFAGYLAGNLSGSGETDGTIMVTLAPQQTRTVQLAFHSQRALEDVRLTLQLPEHVEIDGYPGRRELSWQTDLAQGSNRLQLPLIVRDNDWQRGELIARLEHPSGRREFRIQTRVIEPPVNSGTPQQTL from the coding sequence ATGACGATGACCCACTGCACCACTTTTCAACAGCAACTGGATGACTGGCTTGACGGCCAGCTGCCGCCCACCGTTCAGGATGCGCTGCAGGATCACCTGCAACAGTGCGAGCGCTGCGGGCAGCAGTACGCCCGGGCCCGGGAGCTGCAGCAGGCGCTGCACGATCTGCCCGTGGTCCCGCCCTCGCCCGACTTTGCCCGGCGCGTCATGCAACACGCCACCCGGCCGCGGCGCACCGCCACAAGCGGCTGGCTGAAAGGATCGATCGCGGCCGGCGCGCTGGTCACCGCCCTGTTCGCCGGTTATCTGGCCGGTAACCTCTCCGGCAGCGGCGAGACTGACGGGACGATCATGGTCACGCTGGCGCCACAGCAAACCCGGACCGTACAGCTGGCCTTTCACAGCCAACGGGCGCTGGAAGATGTGCGGCTGACCCTGCAGTTACCCGAACACGTCGAGATCGACGGCTACCCGGGTCGCCGCGAGCTGAGCTGGCAGACCGACCTGGCACAGGGCAGCAACCGCCTGCAACTGCCGCTGATTGTTCGCGACAACGATTGGCAGCGCGGCGAGCTGATCGCCAGGCTTGAGCACCCCAGCGGCCGGCGAGAGTTTCGCATCCAGACCCGAGTCATTGAACCGCCTGTCAATTCAGGCACACCGCAACAGACACTCTAA
- a CDS encoding tetratricopeptide repeat protein: MPPGRTVRFSLSLCLLLFSALTGAFAAPVGQAEFERGVAASQRGEHQQAIQAYLQAQRAGFDQPALQYNLGVSYFRLGDYAKAAQQFAQLTRDPQWAALAHYNLGLVARRLDQPDRAADHFEQAYRRSDNARLRALAASALDRLPGTRADAGTTLSATVAAGYDSNVALAPDAETVNLSDNSDLFIEAGAVVNHRLSADSTRARYLFGGLHLRQYLDVSEFDQQSLRLGFNQEQILQRWQLDLRAYLDNIHVDSDRFEQSLNIAANARRTLGGGRDLRLHYQAGLIDGGARYAYLDGWEQRLGIDSLLPTGAGWLRFGYQLELNDRDDLEQNGEFFSYSPTRHSLFARLTLPDAGHWRYTLRGEYRYSDYDDPYRISNGTGTTEVPREDHRYLVGIRAQQRLADRTALFVDYRYIDNDSNITAYDYARHQVMGGIEARY, from the coding sequence ATGCCACCGGGACGGACCGTCCGCTTTTCACTGTCGCTATGCCTGCTCCTGTTCAGCGCCCTCACCGGCGCCTTTGCCGCGCCCGTCGGTCAGGCCGAGTTCGAACGGGGGGTGGCGGCCTCGCAACGCGGGGAACATCAACAGGCGATCCAGGCCTATCTGCAGGCGCAACGCGCCGGCTTCGATCAACCCGCCCTGCAGTACAATCTGGGCGTCAGCTACTTCCGGCTCGGGGACTACGCCAAAGCGGCGCAACAGTTCGCGCAACTGACCCGCGATCCACAATGGGCCGCGCTGGCCCATTACAACCTGGGGCTGGTGGCCCGGCGTCTGGATCAACCCGACCGGGCCGCGGATCATTTCGAACAGGCTTACCGGCGCAGCGATAACGCCCGGTTGCGCGCGCTGGCCGCCAGCGCGCTGGATCGGCTGCCTGGCACCCGCGCGGATGCCGGCACCACATTGTCAGCGACCGTTGCCGCCGGTTACGACAGCAACGTGGCGCTGGCCCCCGATGCCGAGACCGTTAACCTGAGCGACAACAGCGATCTGTTCATTGAGGCCGGGGCGGTGGTCAATCACCGTCTCAGCGCCGACAGTACCCGCGCCCGGTATCTGTTCGGCGGCCTGCACCTGCGCCAGTACCTGGATGTCAGCGAATTCGATCAGCAGAGCCTGCGCCTGGGGTTCAACCAGGAGCAGATCCTGCAGCGCTGGCAACTGGATCTGCGCGCCTATCTGGACAATATCCATGTCGACTCGGACCGTTTTGAACAATCGCTGAATATCGCCGCCAACGCACGCCGCACCCTCGGCGGCGGTCGCGATCTGCGGCTGCATTATCAGGCCGGGCTGATCGACGGCGGCGCCCGTTATGCCTATCTTGATGGCTGGGAACAGCGGCTCGGCATCGACAGTCTGTTGCCGACCGGCGCGGGCTGGTTACGTTTCGGTTATCAGCTTGAACTCAATGATCGGGACGATCTCGAACAAAATGGCGAGTTCTTCAGCTACTCACCGACCCGCCACAGCCTGTTCGCGCGCCTCACCCTTCCCGACGCCGGCCACTGGCGTTACACCCTGCGCGGGGAATACCGCTACAGCGATTACGACGATCCCTATCGGATCAGCAACGGCACCGGCACCACCGAAGTGCCCCGCGAGGATCACCGCTATCTGGTCGGGATCCGGGCGCAGCAACGCCTGGCCGACAGGACAGCGCTGTTTGTCGACTATCGCTATATCGACAACGATTCCAACATCACGGCGTATGACTATGCCCGCCACCAGGTTATGGGCGGGATCGAGGCACGGTATTAA
- the lexA gene encoding transcriptional repressor LexA gives MLTQLEQRILDFIRDYIGDHEHAPTLSEIGQSLEISSKGTVHRYVQSLIEKGELEHVQRGWRGIRLVSPTPTRSTTLPLVGRIAAGHPIEAIPGQEELNLSDMFVGRDRYALQIKGDSMIGVGILDGDLVIIEPRDQAEYGDIVVALIDEQEATLKRYKRYADGRVELSPENPDLQPMVFDPRRVRIQGILVGQLRTYQ, from the coding sequence ATGCTCACTCAACTCGAACAGCGCATACTGGATTTCATTCGGGACTATATCGGTGACCATGAGCACGCACCGACCCTGAGCGAGATCGGCCAATCCCTGGAGATCAGCTCCAAGGGCACGGTACACCGGTATGTGCAGTCGCTGATCGAGAAGGGCGAGCTGGAGCATGTTCAACGTGGTTGGCGCGGCATTCGGCTTGTCAGTCCCACTCCCACTCGATCCACAACCCTCCCGCTGGTGGGCCGGATCGCCGCAGGCCATCCTATCGAGGCCATTCCCGGCCAGGAAGAATTGAATCTCAGCGACATGTTCGTCGGTCGCGACCGCTATGCCCTGCAGATCAAGGGCGACTCCATGATCGGTGTCGGCATTCTCGACGGCGATCTGGTGATCATTGAACCCCGCGACCAGGCCGAGTACGGCGACATTGTGGTGGCGCTGATCGACGAACAGGAAGCCACTCTCAAACGTTATAAACGCTATGCCGACGGCCGCGTGGAACTGAGCCCGGAAAATCCGGACCTGCAACCCATGGTCTTCGATCCGCGCCGGGTCCGCATCCAGGGCATCCTGGTCGGCCAGCTGCGCACTTACCAATAA
- a CDS encoding DNA polymerase IV has translation MPDRSPSPSAATPAFKAWPRAILLVDMNAFFASVEQLDRPELRDRPVAITNGQQGTCIITCSYEARGQGVHTGMRLKEAWQLCPALIQIPARPQRYAAVSTTIMAALQAAISPDMEIFSVDEAFLDITRCQNLLGHPADIAQRAKQVVFEASNLRCSVGLSGDKTTAKYAAKLNKPDGLTVIPPDEAKQRLANVPVTELCGINRGIGEFLAARGVHVCGDMAKLPIGVLAQRFGNPGRRIWYMAQGTDPDPVHVNVAPPKTIGHGKVIPPDTRNREVLLTFLLHMSEKVGERLRRHNLQAQHFFIGLRCAQGWLGAKSSTRLPTDDGGAIYQLGRQVLRSHWQGEGIHQVQITALDPRNGERQLQLFEAEPVQQRASNEVMDAINQRYGEFTLAPARLLGRSEMPNVISPAWKPFGHRQTIPDN, from the coding sequence ATGCCGGATCGATCCCCTTCCCCGTCCGCCGCCACACCTGCCTTCAAAGCCTGGCCGCGCGCCATCCTGCTGGTGGACATGAACGCCTTTTTCGCCTCGGTGGAGCAGCTGGACCGACCCGAGCTGCGTGATCGACCGGTGGCCATTACCAACGGCCAGCAGGGCACCTGCATTATTACCTGCTCCTATGAAGCCCGCGGCCAGGGCGTGCACACCGGCATGCGCCTTAAAGAGGCCTGGCAGTTATGCCCCGCCCTGATCCAGATCCCGGCCCGGCCGCAACGTTACGCCGCGGTTTCCACGACGATCATGGCCGCGCTGCAGGCGGCGATCAGTCCCGACATGGAAATCTTTTCGGTGGACGAGGCCTTTCTTGACATCACTCGCTGTCAAAACCTGCTGGGTCATCCGGCCGATATCGCGCAGCGCGCCAAACAGGTGGTCTTCGAGGCCTCCAACCTGCGCTGTTCGGTGGGGCTCAGCGGCGACAAGACCACGGCCAAATATGCCGCCAAGCTCAACAAACCCGACGGGCTGACGGTCATCCCGCCGGACGAGGCAAAACAACGACTGGCCAATGTCCCCGTCACCGAACTGTGTGGCATCAATCGCGGCATTGGCGAGTTTCTGGCCGCCCGTGGCGTCCACGTCTGCGGCGACATGGCCAAACTGCCCATCGGGGTACTGGCACAGCGTTTCGGCAATCCCGGGCGGCGCATCTGGTACATGGCCCAGGGGACCGATCCCGATCCGGTCCACGTCAATGTGGCCCCGCCCAAAACCATTGGCCACGGCAAGGTCATCCCGCCCGATACACGCAACCGGGAGGTACTGCTGACCTTCTTATTGCACATGAGCGAGAAAGTGGGCGAACGGCTGCGCCGTCATAATCTGCAGGCGCAGCATTTTTTTATCGGCCTGCGTTGCGCCCAGGGCTGGCTCGGCGCCAAATCGTCGACCCGCCTGCCGACCGACGACGGCGGGGCGATCTACCAGTTGGGTCGTCAGGTATTGCGTTCTCACTGGCAGGGCGAAGGCATCCATCAGGTCCAGATCACCGCGCTGGATCCCCGCAATGGCGAACGACAACTGCAACTGTTCGAGGCCGAACCTGTCCAGCAACGTGCCAGTAATGAAGTGATGGATGCGATCAATCAGCGCTATGGCGAGTTTACCCTGGCCCCGGCCCGGCTGCTGGGCCGCTCCGAGATGCCGAACGTGATCTCGCCGGCCTGGAAGCCCTTCGGCCATCGACAAACCATCCCGGACAATTAA
- a CDS encoding DUF938 domain-containing protein, which translates to MKPFAEACEENKQPILAVLQQQFADCRTILEIGSGTGQHAVFFAEQLSHLHWQPSDVAENLPGIRLWQAESQNDNLAGPFVLDLRKPAWPEDTYDGVFSANTVHIMGWPAVEILFDGVGRVLAPGGRFCLYGPFKYDGVHTSENNARFDTGLRQRDPVSGVRDVTDLQRLAEAAGLSLIEDIEMPVNNRTLVWQRNRQG; encoded by the coding sequence ATGAAGCCTTTTGCCGAAGCCTGCGAGGAGAACAAGCAGCCGATCCTGGCGGTGTTGCAGCAGCAGTTTGCCGACTGTCGAACGATTCTGGAAATCGGCAGCGGCACCGGTCAGCATGCGGTGTTTTTTGCCGAGCAGTTGTCGCACCTGCACTGGCAGCCCAGCGATGTGGCGGAGAACCTGCCGGGAATCCGCCTCTGGCAGGCGGAGTCGCAAAACGACAACCTTGCGGGGCCTTTTGTGCTGGATCTGCGTAAACCCGCCTGGCCTGAAGATACCTACGACGGCGTATTCAGTGCCAACACCGTGCATATCATGGGCTGGCCTGCCGTGGAAATCTTGTTCGACGGAGTGGGGCGCGTGCTGGCGCCCGGCGGTCGCTTCTGTCTTTACGGGCCGTTCAAGTACGACGGTGTCCACACCAGTGAAAACAATGCGCGGTTTGATACCGGGTTGCGCCAGCGCGATCCCGTCAGTGGCGTGCGCGACGTCACCGATCTGCAACGGCTCGCGGAGGCGGCGGGCCTGTCCCTGATAGAGGATATCGAAATGCCGGTCAACAACCGCACGCTGGTGTGGCAGAGAAATCGCCAGGGTTAA
- a CDS encoding c-type cytochrome: MRIVLLFGLLATVLAGCQEGPSPADKAAARPDGARLYTQYCAACHGDEGDGGVGVPLNLPDFQYGVSDRFLKETIRHGRPGRVMPAFPTLSEAEVDALVRHLRSWAPGKPLTPTDETIEGDPRRGEALYAKHCVSCHGAQGEGGEGTGVTFSRPRDLPVIAPALNNSGFLAAASDKLIKAALMNGREGTPMPSFRKQGLSEQQIDDIVSYVRSFEQQPDPNTVGSADDEPLTISYESPYSVEETVEALKRAAVGRNFRIIRTQKLEDGFFAEDEQNPDQVIVHFCNFDFLNRALAIDPRVGLFLPCRVTVAKHEGTVEVTAINPKRLAYLFNNAELNRLCDEMAKTYNLIIEEATF, encoded by the coding sequence ATGCGCATCGTGTTGTTATTTGGCCTGCTGGCAACCGTTCTGGCCGGTTGTCAGGAGGGCCCCTCGCCGGCTGACAAGGCGGCGGCACGGCCCGACGGCGCCAGGCTGTACACGCAATACTGTGCCGCCTGTCATGGTGACGAGGGTGACGGCGGGGTGGGCGTCCCGCTGAATCTTCCCGATTTCCAATATGGGGTCAGTGATCGATTTTTAAAAGAGACGATTCGTCATGGTCGCCCGGGGCGGGTTATGCCGGCGTTCCCCACACTCAGTGAAGCCGAAGTCGATGCCCTGGTCAGACATTTGCGCAGCTGGGCGCCGGGCAAACCGCTTACGCCAACAGATGAGACGATCGAGGGCGATCCCCGGCGGGGCGAAGCGCTCTATGCCAAACATTGTGTCAGCTGCCACGGCGCGCAGGGCGAGGGCGGCGAAGGCACCGGCGTGACATTCTCCCGGCCACGCGATCTGCCCGTTATCGCGCCGGCGCTCAACAACAGCGGCTTTCTGGCTGCCGCCTCGGACAAATTGATCAAGGCCGCGCTGATGAACGGTCGCGAAGGCACCCCGATGCCGTCGTTTCGCAAACAGGGACTCAGCGAACAACAGATCGACGACATCGTCAGTTATGTCCGCAGCTTCGAACAGCAGCCGGATCCCAATACCGTGGGCAGCGCGGATGATGAACCGCTGACCATCAGCTACGAATCGCCCTATTCCGTCGAGGAGACCGTTGAAGCCCTGAAGCGGGCCGCCGTGGGCAGAAACTTTCGTATTATCCGGACCCAGAAGCTCGAGGACGGCTTTTTTGCGGAGGACGAGCAAAACCCCGATCAGGTGATTGTCCATTTCTGTAATTTTGATTTCCTCAATCGTGCTCTGGCCATCGACCCGCGTGTGGGACTGTTTTTGCCCTGCCGGGTCACGGTGGCGAAACACGAAGGCACGGTCGAAGTCACGGCTATCAATCCCAAGCGTCTGGCCTATCTGTTTAACAATGCCGAGCTCAACCGGCTCTGCGACGAAATGGCGAAAACCTACAATCTGATTATCGAAGAAGCGACATTCTGA
- a CDS encoding DUF302 domain-containing protein, with translation MMKRLALLFSLLIVLAPAYSADRLLMARTEQAFPEAMLKLQETIKKHGYTVSRVQRVDIGLTQFGYKTDKYRVVFFGKAEEIRRMSKEYPQLIPYLPLKIAIFAEEEDTLLVSFSPLQLLETDEPELNSVLEKWAADLQAMLADMRSSE, from the coding sequence ATGATGAAACGACTTGCTCTATTATTCAGCCTGTTAATCGTGCTGGCACCGGCCTACAGCGCCGACCGCCTGCTGATGGCCCGTACCGAACAGGCCTTTCCCGAGGCCATGTTGAAGCTGCAGGAGACCATCAAAAAACACGGCTACACCGTCAGCCGGGTACAACGGGTCGATATCGGTCTGACCCAGTTTGGTTACAAGACTGACAAGTACCGGGTGGTTTTCTTCGGCAAGGCGGAAGAGATCCGTCGCATGAGCAAAGAGTATCCGCAGCTGATACCGTACCTGCCGTTGAAGATTGCGATCTTCGCCGAAGAGGAAGACACGCTGCTGGTCTCTTTCAGTCCCTTGCAACTGCTGGAAACCGACGAGCCGGAGCTCAACAGCGTACTGGAAAAGTGGGCCGCCGATCTGCAGGCCATGCTTGCCGACATGCGCAGTAGCGAGTAG